The following proteins are co-located in the Bordetella bronchialis genome:
- a CDS encoding M48 family metallopeptidase, producing MTLLLAFLILYMAAAAWFVLVAVQLLAEPLPGGDAPYARLAGVCAAVVAGLMIKGLTGVRRGDMERDVVQVTAAQQPDLFRFVHEIADAAGAPRPRRVLLSPRVHAGVSRDVSLMHLLLFPRKDLEIGLGLVNVLTREELRAVLAHEFGHLAQRSSAMGRWVYVAQRAGAHLGAPFDVPDGCLSRGVAADGRIAPAGTASGRTLRGARAAAGAAIRFVAAIPCALARQMERDADMVAVHLTGSDALVHALHRSQAAEDSWDRASRFIAAEHQAGRTAEDAFCVQARILAHMRHVLDDPHYGAVAPVPADDPQAHRVFQAGPGRPPRMWQAHTPSHEREAHAKARYIPSLADNTSAWSVFEDALRLRRHLTASMLDAPGAEPAPLQETLQRLDERFSREYLKPRYRGIYLDRSSVRHVVDPLALYDHETSGDLAAHALLYPPALAADMEALRALEAAIARQRAMHGGAPGGDAAARWRREPPRGLPSGSLAASEQALAQVRKRLHAHDAACRAWHAAAAQTVGRGWPEYLEGLLRTVHYADHTAADLADAHGAFRRMLARETAPRRFGKAARRRVLMAAQRLYRVLETIYEDRDAVRPGPVLGTRMAIGEWAPTFGSLELVYPSARNLENWLAALHAWVRRTVDLLSLLRDRALEELLVAESRLAAHVLRDAALDDAPLDADGRPPRVPEFYTTLLPGQERAHRAAPRDPRNR from the coding sequence GTGACCCTCCTGCTCGCCTTCCTGATCCTGTACATGGCGGCCGCCGCGTGGTTCGTCCTGGTGGCGGTGCAATTGCTGGCCGAACCTCTGCCGGGTGGCGACGCCCCCTATGCCAGGCTGGCCGGCGTTTGCGCGGCGGTGGTCGCGGGGCTCATGATCAAGGGCCTGACCGGCGTCCGGCGCGGGGACATGGAGCGCGATGTGGTGCAGGTCACCGCCGCCCAGCAGCCCGATCTGTTCCGCTTCGTGCATGAAATCGCCGACGCCGCGGGGGCGCCGCGGCCCCGGCGCGTGCTGCTATCGCCGCGGGTCCACGCGGGCGTGTCCCGCGACGTGTCGCTGATGCATCTCTTGCTATTCCCGCGCAAGGACCTGGAGATAGGGCTGGGACTGGTCAATGTGCTGACGCGGGAGGAGCTGCGTGCCGTCCTGGCGCACGAGTTCGGCCACCTGGCGCAACGCTCGAGCGCGATGGGACGCTGGGTGTACGTCGCGCAACGGGCAGGGGCCCATTTGGGCGCGCCGTTCGACGTCCCGGACGGCTGTCTATCGCGGGGTGTGGCCGCGGACGGGCGTATCGCCCCGGCGGGCACGGCGTCCGGCCGCACACTGCGTGGCGCGCGCGCGGCGGCAGGGGCCGCCATCCGCTTCGTGGCGGCCATCCCATGCGCGCTCGCGCGCCAGATGGAGCGCGACGCCGACATGGTGGCCGTCCACCTGACGGGCAGCGATGCGCTGGTGCACGCGCTGCACCGATCGCAGGCGGCGGAAGATTCCTGGGACCGTGCCAGCCGTTTCATCGCCGCCGAGCATCAGGCCGGCCGCACGGCGGAAGACGCATTCTGCGTGCAGGCGCGCATCCTGGCGCACATGCGGCACGTGCTGGACGACCCGCACTACGGTGCCGTGGCGCCCGTGCCCGCGGACGATCCGCAGGCGCACCGCGTATTCCAGGCCGGGCCGGGGCGGCCGCCGCGCATGTGGCAGGCCCATACGCCCAGCCACGAACGCGAGGCCCATGCCAAGGCGCGCTACATCCCGTCCCTGGCCGACAACACCAGCGCCTGGAGCGTCTTCGAGGACGCCTTGCGCTTGCGGCGCCACCTGACCGCCTCGATGCTGGACGCTCCCGGCGCCGAGCCTGCCCCGCTACAGGAAACGCTGCAAAGGCTGGACGAGCGGTTCTCCCGCGAGTACCTGAAGCCGCGCTACCGCGGCATCTATCTGGACCGTTCTTCCGTGCGCCATGTGGTCGATCCGCTGGCGCTGTACGACCATGAAACCTCGGGCGACCTCGCCGCCCACGCGCTGCTGTATCCGCCTGCCCTGGCGGCGGACATGGAAGCGCTGCGCGCGCTGGAGGCGGCGATCGCGCGGCAGCGCGCAATGCATGGCGGGGCGCCCGGGGGCGATGCGGCGGCGCGCTGGCGCAGGGAGCCGCCGCGCGGGCTGCCGTCCGGCTCGCTCGCCGCCAGCGAGCAGGCACTGGCCCAGGTGCGCAAACGCCTGCACGCGCATGACGCCGCCTGCCGGGCCTGGCACGCCGCCGCGGCGCAGACCGTCGGGCGCGGCTGGCCGGAATACCTGGAAGGCCTGCTGCGCACCGTCCACTATGCCGATCACACCGCGGCGGACCTGGCGGACGCGCACGGCGCCTTCCGCCGCATGCTGGCAAGGGAGACCGCGCCACGCCGGTTCGGCAAAGCGGCGCGGCGCCGCGTACTGATGGCCGCCCAGCGGCTCTACCGGGTGCTGGAGACGATTTACGAGGACCGGGATGCCGTGCGGCCGGGGCCCGTCCTGGGCACGCGCATGGCGATCGGGGAGTGGGCCCCCACCTTCGGTTCCCTGGAGCTGGTGTATCCGTCGGCACGGAACCTGGAGAACTGGCTCGCCGCGCTGCATGCCTGGGTGCGTCGCACGGTGGATTTGCTGTCGCTGCTGCGCGATCGGGCGCTGGAGGAATTGCTGGTGGCCGAAAGCCGCCTGGCCGCCCATGTGCTGCGCGACGCGGCGCTGGACGACGCCCCGCTGGACGCGGACGGCCGCCCGCCACGGGTGCCGGAGTTCTATACGACGCTATTGCCGGGCCAGGAGCGCGCGCATCGCGCCGCGCCGCGCGATCCGCGCAACCGGTAA
- a CDS encoding chloride channel protein — MHADNSKGDFAASARLLGIAAIAAIIGMFSTLTAYALLRLIAFFTNLFFFQKFSLENTSPAGNTLGLWVIVVPAIGGLLIGLIARYGTEKIRGHGIPEAIEAILFGKSRMSPKVAVLKPLSSAIAIGSGGPFGAEGPIIMTGGAIGSLIAQHFHLSAAERKTLLVAGATAGMTAVFGTPIAAVMLAVELLLFELRPRSFLPVAVACAVAGFCRPLVMEGGALFPLQTDVLGATGLAACAVAGVVTGALSWGLSTALYKMEDLFMKLPLHWMWWPALGGLAIGIGGYFQPRALGVGYDVIGDLLHNNLAVGVVAGLILVKAAIWVVSLASGTSGGVLAPLLMMGAAAGVVAAPYMPGGQPGLWPMIFMAATLGGMMRAPIMSVLFAFELTHDINALLPLLTASACAYGFTVLVMRRSILTEKIARRGYHIYREYGIDPLERHFVDEVMTAQVRAIDAGTPLREALDRYFGEDQTHRAYPVARDGALIGMIDRQGLLQGLANPQAHVMADLFGANVPLMALPGETCRTVANRLAVHGLERVPVVTDARSRRLVGIISRSDLVKPSLAFSEEEDRYETLRRTPLHGLGRRFGKARRRGDGLA; from the coding sequence GTGCACGCAGACAACTCCAAGGGCGACTTCGCCGCCAGCGCGCGGCTGCTGGGCATCGCGGCCATCGCCGCGATCATCGGCATGTTCAGCACCTTGACCGCCTACGCCCTGCTGCGGCTGATCGCTTTTTTCACCAACCTGTTCTTTTTCCAGAAGTTCTCATTGGAAAACACTTCTCCGGCCGGCAATACGCTGGGCCTGTGGGTGATCGTCGTGCCGGCCATCGGCGGCCTGCTCATCGGCCTGATCGCCCGCTACGGCACGGAGAAAATCCGCGGCCACGGCATACCCGAGGCCATAGAAGCCATCCTGTTCGGCAAAAGCCGGATGTCGCCCAAGGTAGCCGTGCTCAAGCCGCTTTCCTCCGCCATCGCCATCGGCAGCGGCGGGCCTTTCGGCGCGGAGGGCCCCATCATCATGACGGGCGGCGCCATCGGCTCGCTGATCGCCCAGCACTTCCACTTGAGCGCCGCCGAGCGCAAGACGCTGCTGGTGGCCGGCGCGACCGCCGGCATGACCGCGGTGTTCGGCACCCCCATCGCGGCGGTGATGCTGGCGGTGGAGCTGCTGCTGTTCGAACTGCGGCCCCGCAGCTTCCTGCCCGTGGCGGTGGCGTGCGCGGTGGCGGGCTTCTGCCGTCCCCTGGTCATGGAAGGCGGCGCCCTCTTTCCGCTGCAGACCGATGTGCTGGGCGCGACAGGGCTTGCGGCCTGCGCGGTCGCCGGCGTGGTCACGGGCGCCCTGTCCTGGGGCCTGTCCACCGCGCTGTACAAGATGGAAGACCTGTTCATGAAGCTGCCCCTGCACTGGATGTGGTGGCCGGCGCTGGGCGGCCTGGCCATCGGCATCGGCGGCTACTTCCAGCCGCGCGCCCTGGGCGTGGGCTATGACGTCATCGGCGACCTGCTGCACAACAATCTGGCCGTGGGCGTGGTGGCCGGCCTGATCCTGGTCAAGGCGGCGATCTGGGTCGTCTCGCTGGCTTCGGGCACGTCCGGCGGCGTCCTTGCCCCCTTGCTGATGATGGGCGCGGCCGCCGGCGTGGTCGCCGCGCCCTACATGCCCGGCGGGCAGCCGGGGCTCTGGCCCATGATCTTCATGGCCGCCACCCTGGGCGGCATGATGCGCGCCCCCATCATGTCGGTGCTGTTCGCCTTCGAGCTCACGCACGATATCAACGCGCTGCTGCCGCTGCTGACCGCCTCGGCCTGCGCCTACGGCTTCACGGTGCTGGTCATGCGCCGGTCCATCCTGACGGAAAAGATCGCCCGGCGCGGCTATCACATCTACCGCGAATACGGCATCGATCCGCTGGAGCGCCATTTCGTCGACGAAGTCATGACGGCGCAGGTGCGCGCCATCGATGCCGGCACGCCGCTGCGCGAGGCGCTGGACCGCTACTTCGGCGAGGACCAGACCCACCGCGCCTATCCCGTCGCGCGCGACGGCGCCCTGATCGGCATGATCGACCGCCAGGGCCTGCTGCAAGGGCTGGCCAATCCGCAAGCCCATGTCATGGCCGATCTGTTCGGGGCCAATGTCCCGCTCATGGCCCTGCCCGGGGAAACCTGCCGCACCGTCGCGAACCGGCTCGCCGTGCATGGCCTGGAGCGTGTTCCCGTCGTCACCGATGCCCGATCGCGCCGGCTGGTCGGCATCATCAGCCGCAGCGACCTGGTCAAGCCTTCGCTGGCGTTCTCCGAGGAAGAAGACCGCTACGAGACCCTGCGCCGCACCCCGCTGCACGGCCTGGGACGCCGCTTCGGCAAGGCGCGCCGGCGCGGCGACGGACTGGCTTGA
- a CDS encoding DUF3348 domain-containing protein, with protein MEQVPRRTSLSGPTLVRLLGRLTDIEVSEPRQSLADRLSLWLGWTDAIALSAVLNSNPPAAAAGAATETDEARECDRVRATLAKAIAEKNRASAPGAGQGWARPGGPAPAKAPVDYVIYRQRYLSLQQTMETAIGNLRARLRGLMAGRTPAMTQLAAVDAIMEKALGAREHNTLAAVPGLLETHFHRLRRAEAAALAEAENGTAASAVKPGAWLDAFRQDMRAVLLAELDIRFQPVEGLLAALRAR; from the coding sequence ATGGAACAAGTGCCCCGGCGCACGAGCTTGAGCGGCCCGACCCTGGTCCGCCTGCTTGGCCGACTGACGGATATCGAGGTCTCCGAACCCAGGCAATCCCTGGCGGACCGGCTCAGCCTTTGGCTGGGCTGGACGGACGCGATCGCCTTGTCCGCGGTGCTGAACAGCAATCCCCCGGCCGCGGCGGCAGGCGCCGCGACCGAGACCGACGAGGCGCGGGAGTGCGACCGCGTGCGCGCCACGCTGGCCAAGGCCATCGCGGAAAAGAACCGTGCGTCCGCGCCGGGGGCCGGCCAGGGCTGGGCGCGGCCGGGCGGGCCGGCGCCGGCCAAGGCGCCCGTGGACTATGTCATTTACCGCCAACGCTATCTTTCACTGCAGCAGACCATGGAGACAGCGATAGGCAATCTGCGCGCGCGGCTGCGCGGCCTGATGGCCGGGCGCACGCCGGCCATGACACAGCTGGCGGCGGTCGACGCCATCATGGAAAAAGCGCTGGGCGCGCGCGAACACAACACCCTGGCCGCGGTGCCGGGCCTGCTCGAAACCCACTTCCACCGTTTGCGCCGGGCGGAAGCGGCCGCCCTGGCGGAGGCGGAGAACGGCACCGCCGCATCCGCCGTCAAGCCGGGCGCCTGGCTGGATGCCTTCCGCCAGGATATGCGAGCCGTGCTGCTCGCCGAACTGGATATCCGTTTTCAGCCTGTCGAAGGCCTGCTCGCGGCGCTGCGCGCGCGCTAA
- a CDS encoding DUF802 domain-containing protein → MIRILYIAVFLVGLAVVGWIGAGYIGSNPLALAMTALIGVVYVAGTWELRRYHQATASLRDALGRLSDTPPSLAGWLDALHPTLRSPVRLRVEGDRVGLPGPALTPYLVGLLVLLGMLGTFLGMVATLRGTGVALESATDLQAIRASLAAPVKGLGFAFGTSVAGVATSAMLGLLSALCRRERIGAAQQLDACIATTLRGHTRAHHREETFRVLQRQAETMPLLVDRLQTLMAGMEQRNQALNEQLAAGMAAMERQSAALGERLAAGQAALDQRLATGQDALNARLGAGQEAFHDKTEAAYARLAASVDRTLKESAAESARLAGAALQPVVEAAMAGLARETAAWRETVAEAVQRQHETVTLAVSRQHETITQAAQQQHDAIARAAARQYETVTQATQQQHATLAEAMQRQQDAVADAVQRQLDGLSTRLETATATVGDLWNQALARQQQASETLTQDLRAMLERYAQSFEQRSAGLVDGVAARLDTATAGMAQAWTDALARQEQANGQLAHTHQQALAAATATFEQHSSSLLAQLQGHSSAFLDKVQTHSSAVLDKVEGHSAAMLQAVQGHSAAVLEKAEGHSASLMGKLDGHSATVLAAVQDQARGLREGLEAHAASLLRNFEGHSAALLQAVEQSQAQQQAALESRDQQRLQAWTGALDAIATDLAAQWQETGTRTAARQQEICDALSRAARDIASQTQAHAQATIAEIERLVQAASEAPKAAADVVAELRQKLSDSMVRDNAMLEERGRLLDTLGTLLDAVNRASTEQRQAVDALVSTSADLLARVGGQFTDTLEAETAKLAEAAGQITGSVVEVASLGEAFGAAVQAFGDSNEKLMAHLARIEGALEKSLARSDEQLAYYVAQAREAIDLSVMSQKQIIEDLRQLAEGRASAGSEAA, encoded by the coding sequence ATGATCAGAATTCTCTATATCGCTGTTTTTCTCGTTGGCCTGGCCGTCGTCGGCTGGATCGGGGCGGGCTACATCGGCTCCAATCCGCTGGCCCTGGCCATGACGGCGCTGATAGGCGTGGTTTACGTCGCGGGCACCTGGGAGCTGCGACGCTATCACCAGGCGACCGCCTCGCTGCGGGACGCGCTGGGCCGGCTGTCCGATACGCCGCCCAGCCTGGCGGGCTGGCTCGACGCGCTGCATCCGACGCTGCGCAGTCCCGTGCGGCTGCGCGTGGAAGGCGACCGCGTGGGCCTGCCCGGCCCGGCACTGACGCCTTACCTGGTCGGCTTGCTCGTCCTGCTGGGCATGCTGGGCACTTTCCTGGGCATGGTGGCGACCCTGCGCGGCACCGGGGTCGCGCTGGAAAGCGCCACCGATCTCCAGGCCATCCGCGCTTCGCTGGCCGCGCCCGTCAAGGGATTGGGCTTTGCCTTCGGGACGTCGGTCGCCGGCGTGGCGACGTCCGCGATGCTGGGCCTGCTTTCGGCCCTGTGCCGCCGCGAGCGCATCGGGGCGGCGCAGCAACTGGATGCCTGCATCGCCACCACGCTGCGCGGCCACACGCGCGCCCATCACCGGGAGGAAACCTTCCGCGTGCTGCAGCGGCAGGCCGAAACGATGCCGCTGCTGGTCGACCGCCTGCAGACGCTGATGGCGGGCATGGAGCAGCGCAACCAGGCCTTGAACGAGCAACTGGCCGCCGGCATGGCCGCCATGGAGCGCCAGAGCGCCGCGCTGGGCGAACGGCTGGCCGCCGGACAGGCGGCGCTGGACCAGCGCCTGGCCACGGGGCAGGACGCCCTGAATGCCCGCCTGGGCGCGGGCCAGGAGGCTTTCCACGACAAGACCGAGGCCGCCTATGCGCGCCTGGCCGCATCGGTGGACCGGACCTTGAAAGAAAGCGCCGCCGAGAGCGCCCGCCTGGCCGGCGCGGCCTTGCAGCCGGTGGTAGAAGCCGCGATGGCCGGCCTGGCGCGCGAAACCGCCGCCTGGCGCGAGACCGTGGCCGAGGCGGTGCAGCGCCAGCACGAGACCGTGACCCTGGCGGTATCCCGTCAGCACGAGACCATTACGCAGGCCGCGCAGCAGCAGCACGATGCCATCGCGCGGGCAGCCGCGCGGCAGTACGAGACGGTGACGCAGGCCACGCAACAGCAGCACGCCACCCTTGCCGAGGCCATGCAGCGGCAGCAGGACGCCGTGGCCGATGCGGTGCAGCGCCAGCTGGACGGCCTGTCGACGCGCCTGGAGACGGCCACGGCCACCGTCGGCGATCTGTGGAACCAGGCGCTGGCGCGACAGCAGCAGGCCAGCGAGACGCTGACGCAGGACCTGCGCGCCATGCTGGAGCGCTATGCGCAATCCTTCGAACAGCGTTCCGCCGGCCTGGTCGATGGCGTGGCGGCCAGGCTGGACACCGCCACCGCCGGCATGGCGCAGGCGTGGACGGATGCGCTGGCGCGTCAGGAGCAAGCCAATGGGCAGCTGGCGCACACGCACCAGCAGGCCCTGGCGGCGGCCACGGCCACTTTCGAGCAGCATTCCTCGTCCCTGTTGGCGCAGTTGCAAGGACATTCCTCTGCCTTCCTGGACAAGGTACAGACGCATTCCTCCGCCGTGCTGGATAAGGTGGAAGGCCATTCCGCCGCCATGCTGCAGGCGGTGCAAGGCCATTCGGCCGCGGTCCTGGAAAAGGCCGAGGGGCATTCCGCGTCCCTGATGGGCAAGCTGGACGGGCATTCGGCCACGGTGCTGGCCGCCGTGCAGGACCAGGCCCGCGGCCTGCGCGAAGGGCTGGAGGCCCATGCCGCCTCGCTGCTGCGGAACTTCGAGGGCCATTCGGCGGCGCTCTTGCAGGCGGTGGAGCAATCCCAGGCGCAGCAGCAGGCCGCGCTGGAGTCGCGCGACCAGCAGCGCTTGCAGGCCTGGACCGGCGCGCTGGACGCCATCGCTACGGACCTGGCCGCGCAATGGCAGGAAACCGGTACCCGCACCGCGGCCCGGCAGCAGGAAATCTGCGATGCCCTGTCGCGCGCCGCGCGGGACATCGCCAGCCAGACGCAGGCGCACGCGCAAGCCACCATCGCCGAGATCGAGCGCCTGGTCCAGGCCGCCTCCGAAGCGCCGAAGGCCGCCGCCGATGTCGTGGCCGAATTGCGCCAGAAACTGTCGGACAGCATGGTGCGCGACAACGCCATGCTGGAGGAACGCGGGCGCCTGCTGGATACGCTGGGCACGCTGCTGGACGCGGTGAACCGGGCGTCCACCGAACAGCGCCAGGCCGTGGACGCCCTGGTATCGACGTCCGCCGACCTGCTGGCGCGCGTCGGCGGCCAGTTCACGGACACACTGGAGGCCGAGACCGCCAAGCTGGCCGAGGCCGCCGGCCAGATCACCGGCAGCGTGGTGGAAGTCGCCAGCCTGGGCGAAGCCTTCGGCGCCGCCGTACAGGCCTTCGGCGACTCCAACGAAAAGCTCATGGCGCATCTGGCGCGCATCGAGGGCGCGCTGGAGAAGTCCCTGGCCCGCAGCGACGAGCAACTGGCCTATTACGTCGCCCAGGCGCGCGAAGCCATCGACCTGAGCGTGATGTCCCAGAAGCAGATCATCGAAGACCTGCGACAGCTGGCCGAAGGGCGGGCCTCGGCGGGTAGCGAAGCGGCATGA
- a CDS encoding OmpA family protein has protein sequence MSDDIDGGVEPSVPAWAVFGDLMSAALGALVLILVGLVGVQLQLSAKLDEEVKQRQAEAQRRQTLEQALAVPLAAGRITLVNGRIGISGSVLFALNSNQLQPEGVELIKSLAQPLGDYLRTRDEILMVSGFTDDQPVHGNTRGFADNWELSAQRALTVTRALIDDGLPAESVFAAAFGAEHPVASNADAEGRAKNRRVEIAPVPRQAGQGAARPVTGAAPAAGQAGPPASTAKKPVERGGAGE, from the coding sequence ATGAGCGACGATATCGACGGCGGCGTCGAGCCATCGGTTCCCGCCTGGGCGGTGTTCGGCGACCTGATGTCGGCCGCGCTGGGCGCGCTGGTGCTGATATTGGTCGGCCTGGTCGGCGTGCAGCTGCAGCTTTCCGCCAAGCTGGACGAGGAAGTCAAGCAGCGCCAGGCCGAGGCCCAGCGCCGCCAGACCCTGGAACAGGCGCTGGCCGTGCCCTTGGCCGCCGGCCGCATCACCCTGGTGAACGGCCGCATCGGCATCAGCGGCAGCGTGCTGTTCGCGCTGAATTCGAATCAGCTGCAGCCGGAGGGCGTGGAGCTGATCAAGAGCCTGGCGCAGCCGCTGGGGGACTATCTGCGCACGCGCGACGAGATCCTGATGGTCAGCGGGTTTACCGACGACCAGCCCGTGCACGGCAATACCCGCGGCTTCGCCGACAACTGGGAGCTGTCCGCGCAGCGGGCGCTGACGGTGACCCGCGCCCTGATCGACGATGGCTTGCCGGCCGAATCCGTGTTCGCGGCGGCCTTCGGCGCGGAACATCCCGTGGCGTCCAACGCCGATGCGGAGGGCAGGGCGAAGAACCGGCGCGTGGAGATCGCTCCGGTGCCCCGGCAGGCCGGACAGGGCGCCGCCCGCCCGGTGACGGGGGCAGCGCCCGCTGCCGGCCAGGCCGGGCCGCCGGCATCCACGGCGAAGAAGCCCGTCGAAAGAGGCGGCGCCGGTGAATAG
- a CDS encoding DUF2894 domain-containing protein, translating into MNSAAAPEPAPPDVSAMLDAWREQGADRISPVRFHFIEALARRASARTGPARRELDRKLARLVEAYQRDVGAAGSRAGPPTGETTGSEPGRQAGAAMAGPLARMLDDFQAGRAPAVDGTEAATRPSAPAYPDLALLDYFRDTWSRYSARRQLKQSRERVPENAGPLNSSLLVHRTLSLMGEVSPDYLQYFLSYLDALSWMEQASGADILSQKEGSRAAGARKSPRAGGSR; encoded by the coding sequence GTGAATAGCGCCGCCGCCCCCGAACCGGCGCCGCCCGACGTTTCGGCCATGCTGGACGCGTGGCGCGAGCAGGGGGCCGACAGGATCAGCCCCGTCCGTTTCCACTTCATCGAGGCGCTTGCCCGGCGCGCATCGGCGCGCACCGGCCCCGCGCGCCGCGAACTCGACCGGAAGCTGGCGCGGCTCGTCGAAGCCTACCAGCGCGATGTGGGGGCCGCCGGCAGCCGCGCCGGTCCGCCCACCGGGGAAACGACGGGAAGCGAGCCGGGACGCCAGGCCGGCGCGGCGATGGCCGGCCCGCTGGCCCGGATGCTGGATGACTTCCAGGCCGGCCGCGCGCCGGCCGTGGACGGCACGGAGGCGGCCACGAGGCCGTCGGCGCCGGCCTATCCGGACCTGGCCTTGCTGGACTATTTCCGCGATACCTGGTCACGCTACAGCGCCCGGCGCCAGCTGAAGCAGTCGCGCGAGCGCGTGCCCGAGAACGCCGGCCCCTTGAACTCAAGCCTGCTGGTGCACCGCACCCTGTCGCTCATGGGCGAGGTATCGCCCGACTACCTCCAGTATTTCCTTTCCTACCTGGACGCCTTGTCCTGGATGGAGCAGGCCAGCGGCGCGGACATCCTGTCCCAAAAGGAAGGATCGCGCGCGGCCGGCGCCAGGAAATCCCCGCGCGCCGGCGGATCGCGCTAA
- a CDS encoding L-dopachrome tautomerase-related protein: MRLAKSFTTAARLAAACLAIAVIQGCASRPESNEPLVPMFQGQRVWNGVTTTPEGRVFVSYPQADGSGMQVAELDAQGRPYPFPDASWNGPQTWAPGTVGTGFVHVNALRVGPDGKLWIVDAGAPGMGKPAVKGGARLFRFDPQTRQLLQTYDLAAAVHPYSYIDDVRFNGRYAYITDAGAPGLIVLDLQTGAARRVLDNNNATTAMRPLRADGRAVLDAKGQPVRVHADQLEVSPDGQWLYFQPASGPMARVPTRVLNDPSASEKDIASQVKLEWADTPSTGGTAIDAKGNLYTTDTDKRRILRVSPEGKVSTVIEDDRLIWADALWIDRQGYLWIPASQLNRTPDFNGGRMEVQYPVWIYRLQIHAQPSPLDHS, translated from the coding sequence ATGAGGTTGGCAAAATCCTTCACCACCGCGGCGCGCCTGGCCGCCGCCTGCCTGGCGATCGCCGTCATCCAGGGGTGCGCCTCGCGCCCCGAGAGCAATGAACCGCTGGTGCCGATGTTCCAGGGCCAGCGCGTCTGGAATGGCGTCACGACCACCCCGGAGGGACGCGTGTTCGTGAGCTATCCCCAAGCGGATGGCAGCGGCATGCAAGTGGCCGAGCTCGATGCGCAGGGGCGTCCCTATCCCTTTCCCGACGCCAGCTGGAACGGACCGCAGACCTGGGCGCCAGGCACCGTCGGTACCGGCTTCGTGCACGTGAACGCCTTGCGCGTGGGCCCGGACGGCAAGCTCTGGATCGTCGACGCCGGCGCGCCCGGCATGGGCAAACCGGCTGTCAAGGGCGGCGCCCGGCTGTTCCGCTTCGATCCGCAGACCCGCCAGTTGCTGCAGACCTACGACCTGGCGGCGGCCGTGCATCCTTATAGCTATATCGACGATGTCCGCTTCAACGGCCGCTACGCATACATTACCGACGCCGGCGCGCCCGGCCTGATCGTGCTGGACCTGCAGACCGGCGCGGCGCGCCGGGTCCTGGACAACAACAACGCCACCACGGCGATGCGGCCCCTGCGCGCCGACGGCCGTGCGGTGCTGGATGCCAAGGGCCAGCCCGTACGCGTGCATGCCGACCAGCTGGAGGTCTCGCCGGACGGTCAATGGCTGTACTTCCAGCCGGCTTCCGGACCGATGGCGCGCGTTCCCACGCGGGTGCTGAACGATCCGTCCGCGTCGGAGAAGGACATCGCGTCGCAGGTGAAGCTGGAGTGGGCGGATACGCCGAGCACCGGCGGCACGGCCATCGACGCCAAGGGCAATCTGTACACGACCGACACGGACAAGCGCCGCATCCTGCGTGTTTCGCCGGAAGGCAAGGTGTCTACCGTGATCGAGGATGACCGCCTGATCTGGGCCGATGCGCTGTGGATCGACCGCCAGGGCTATCTGTGGATACCGGCGTCGCAGTTGAACCGCACGCCGGACTTCAATGGCGGCCGCATGGAGGTGCAATACCCCGTCTGGATCTACCGGCTGCAGATCCACGCGCAGCCGAGTCCGCTGGACCACTCCTGA